CGTAGCGAGCCTCGATCGGTGCGGGTGCCTGCGCCGCGACGCTGATAGTGAGGACGATCGAGAGGAAGCAGGCCAGCCTGGACGCCGACAGGATTCTCATCGCACCACCTGCTCGAGCAAGTAAAAGGACCGCCCCGCCGCGGGGTCGCGACGGAGACCAATGACGACATAGCCGCTATCGAGTGCCCATTGAAAATGCTGACGGGTGGCGGCGTGCCAGGTGCGCGCGTCGGCCGGTGCCGTCGTGAGGAGCTGCGCGAACTCCGAAGGAATCTCGAGCCGTAGCCGCGGCGGCGTGGCCCCGCCGACGCCGATCAACGGATCGTCCGCTCGGGGCCGCGCGGTGAGGATGGGTGTGCGCTGATCGGCAGGATCGAGCGTCGACGACGCGACGTGCGCGGGCTGCGAGGTGTCGCTTCGGACGACGAGACGATCGGTGGCTAGACCGTGGTGCAAGGGACTTCCCGTGTTACCGTACATGTCCGGCACGTAGCGCACGACGCGCGCACCGAGGACGTTGAGGTTGAGGTGCGCATTCTTCGCGATCAACGGATCGTACGTCCAGTACATCTCGGCGATGTTCCGCCGAAGCAACTCCTGCCGCTGACATTCCTTGAGTCGGCGTCCGACGTGGGCGTCGCGGAGCCGATCGCGCACGCCGAGCATGTGCGACCAGTGGATGATCTTTCCCTCCTCGTCGATACCCGTTAGGCCGAAGACGAAGCCATCCAGCTCAGCGTGGGCATCGAAGGCACCGAACGCGATGCCGCCGACGTGCATCGCGACCTGCAGGATCGTCCCGGGCACCGGATCGAAAGTCGTGCCCCAGATCTCGCGTTGGAGCTCGACGCACGCGTGGTAGTCAGCGGCCGATACTAATGGACGGATGACCAGTGCGACGGCATGCGCGTCGGCGGCGTACGGTGCCGACGATGAGAACGGTGGGGCGGGAGCGGGGTCGGGGGCGGGGCCGGATCGTTGTGCAGTCACAGACTCTCGCGCGACGGGGCCGGGGTGGGGAAGCGAACTAATGAGCGAGTACTCAACGTGATCGCCGAGGCAGGTGGATAATTGAACGCCGCGAGCACGCGCCGCCAAGTACCTCCGCGAAAAAAGAGGCCCCCTTGCGCATACCTCCTAGGTGTACCATGATGGGCTCCGCTACGGTCCTTCCCGGCTGATCGCTTGGCTCGCCTCCGGGCGTGGGCTCCCACCGTCCCGCGTCCGTGACGCATCTCATCACGTTCCAGAGGACACCTCATGGGCAGAATCCCTTCCATACGCGCGGTGGCACGGATCGCCGTCGCTCTCCTGCTCGCGAGCTCGCCCGCACGAGCGCAACGGGACGGTGGCCAGCCCGACTCGCTCTACACGCGCGAGCATTACGACAAGGCCGAGTACATGGTCCCGATGCGCGACGGCGTGAAGCTGTACACGATCGTCTACACGCCGAAGGACACGTCACCGGCGGTGCCGTTCATGCTCCTGCGCACGCCGTACGGTATTCCACCGTACCCGCTCACCGAGTTCAAGCGCGTGCTCGGGCCGTCACCGGAGTTCGATCGTGACGGGTTCATTTTCGTGTATCAGGACGCGCGCGGAAAATTCCGCTCCGAGGGCACGTTCCACGTGCAGGATCCGTACATACCGGTGAAGCACGGACCGAAGGACGTCGACGAGAGCAGCGACAACTACGACACGATCGATTGGCTGCTCAAGAATATTCCGCATAACAACGGCCGCGTCGGGCAGTGGGGAATTTCGTATCCCGGCTGGCAAACAGTGATGGGAATGATTGCCGCGCACCCGGCGCTCAAGGCGGCATCGCCGCAATCGTCGCCCTCGGACATGTTCATCGGCGACGACTTCCACCATAACGGCGCCTTCCGTTTCATGTACACGTTCAGTTGGCTGTCCGGCAATGCACGTCCCCGCGGCGCGCAAACTACGGAGCGCCAGCGGCCCTTCGATTACGGGACGACGGACGCGTACCACTTCTTCCTCAACGTCGGCACGGTCGCGCGCGTGAACGACCTGTACTTCCACGATCAGGTGCCGACGTGGAACGACTTCCTGCAGCATCCGAACTACGACTCGTACTGGCAGGATCAGGCCCTCGTGAAGGACCTCAAGAACATCACGCCGGCGGTGCTCAACGTCACCGGGTGGTTCGATCAGGAAGACTTCTACGGTCCGATGAGCATCTACTACGCGATCGAGAAGAACAATCCAGGGAACAAGAGCACACTCGTCGTCGGTCCGTGGAACCATGGCGGCTGGGGTGCGGGCGGCGGCGACTCGCTAGGTCCCGTGAAGTTCGGCTCTGCGACCGGCGAGTACTTCCGACGCGAGGTACAGCTTCCGTTCTTCGAGCACTATCTCAAGGACAAGCCAGGTGTGCCGCCCGAAGCAGTCGTCTTCGAGTCCGGCACCAACGTCTGGAAGACCTACGACAGCTGGCCGCCGAAGCAGGCGGTAAAGCAGAACCTGTATCTCCAGCCGGGCGGCATGCTCTCGTTCTCGCCGCCGGCGAACGATGCCGCGCCATACGACAGCTATGTCGACGACCCGGCGCACCCGGTGCCATTCACGACCGAGAAGCGACCGACGCAGGGCTTTCTCTGGATGGTCGAGGATCAGTGGTTCGCGTCGACACGGCCCGACGTCCTCGTCTACCAGTCCGAGCCGCTCGATCGCGACCTGACGATCGCCGGCCCGATCATCGCCAAGATGCGCGTGTCGACGTCGGGGACGGATGCGGACTTCATCGTCAAGCTCGTCGACGTCTTTCCCGACAACCTGCCGGCGACGCTCACCGCCGACGGCGCCGTGCAACAGCAGGGCGGCCGCTTCGGCGGGCGCGGTGATCAGCGGATGCGAAACTACCAGATGCTCGTCGGCGCCGAGGTCTTCCGCGCGAAGTATCGGAAGAGCTACTCGAAGCCGGAGCCGATGGTCCCGAATCAGGTCACGCCGGTCGAGTGGGACCTCCGCGACAAGAACCACACCTTCCAGAAAGGGCATCGGATCATGGTGCAGGTGCAGAGCACCTGGTTCCCGCTCATCGATCGCAACCCGCACCAGTTCATGGACATCTACAGCGCCAAGCCGTCGGACTACAAATCGGCGACGCAGCGCGTGTATCACACGACTGCGCAGCCGTCGCACCTCGAGCTTCTCGTGATGCCGCAGTAGGAGTCTTCGTTCGCTGACCGTTTGCCCCAAGTGAAGAGGCTACTCAGATGACTGCGATACAGCTCCTCGATTCGAAGCGGTGGGTCAGGCCGTTGGGTGTCTTGCTGGTCGCGCTGCCCGGCGTGCTGTTCGCGCAAGGCGGCGGCACCGTCGGTGGAACGATCGTCGCGCAGGGCAGCCAGCGACCGCTGGCGGGTGTCGAAGTCGGCGTCGGCGGCGTGGGTGGGAAGGGCGCCATCACCGACGGCTCCGGCCGATTCAAACTTACTGATCTCACCGGTGCGTCGGTCATTCTGAACGTCCGTTTTCTCGGGTATCGGCCCGTGATCGACACGGTGGCGGTCGGCACGACCGACGTGCGTCTCGAGCTCGTCGAGCGTGCGCTCGAGCTGAATTCGGTGGTCGTTACCGGAACGGCCGGTGGCGCGCAGGCGCGAGAGCTGGGCACGTCGGTCGCCGTCGTCAACGTTGCGGACGTCCAGCAGCAGGCGGCAATCCCGAGCGTTCAGGGATTGATCAACGGGCGGACACCAGGCGTCGACGTGATCCAAACCACGGGACAGGTGGGTGCCGGCTCTCAGATCCGGATCCGCGGCGTCGGCTCATTCTCGCTTTCGAGCACGCCGCTCGTGTACGTCGACGGTGTGCGTGCGAACAACGGCTCGACCGGCGTTGTGTCGCGCTTCAATGACATCGATCCGGAAGAGATCGCGAGCATCGAGGTGCTGAAGGGGCCAGCGGCGGCGACGCTCTATGGCACCGAAGCCGCGCGCGGCGTGATCAACATCATCACGAAGCGCGGCGACCCGGGCGCGACCAAGTACACCTTCGCTGCGCAGAGCGGTAGTCAGTGGTTCCAGGACGCCGCGGGGCGCATGAGGACGAACTACTGGCAAAATCCGCAGGACAGCAGTCTGTGGTCGATCAACATGGTGAAGAGCGAAGCGGCGAACGGCACACCGCTCTTCAGGACGGGCGGCATTACCAACTACAGCGCGAGCGCGAGCGGCGGATCGGGAATCTATCGGCACTTCATCTCCGGCGAGTTCAGCGATGCCGAGGGCATCGTGTCGTCGAATGCGCGAACGCAGAAGAATGTGCGCGCCAATCTCTCGATCGTGCCGAGCAGCAAGCTCAGCATCGAGACGAGCACCGGTTACCTAACGAGTTGGACGTCGACAACGGGTGAAGGCGGCTCGGCCAGCGCGATCTGGGGTGAGCTCGCGATTCCTCAGCGTACTCTCGCGGCCTGTCCGATTCTGTTCAATCCCGTGCCGCGAGGTTGTGGATGGGCGCGTGGCAGCATCGTGTCGCCACCCGAGGTGTATGCGCAGACACAAAACTGGCAGGATGTCAGGCGTTTCACGGGCAGCGCGTCGATTCGGTATGAGCCGTTCTCGTGGATGTCGCATCGCTTTCTCATCGGCACCGACTACACGCTCGAGGACGTCAATTCGTTTTTGCCGTATCAGACCGATTCGGTCATCACCTTCTTCCTCGGCTCGCGGTTCGACGGATCGCGCTCGGAGACGACGCAGCAGACGACCTACAACACGTACGACTACGCCGGTGGCGTTCACTTCAACGTGCGGCCCGAGCTCATCGCGAAGAGCACCGTCGGCTTCCAGTACTACACCAACAAGCAAACGGCGTTGACGGCGTCGGGCACGCACTTTCCAACGCCCGGTCTCTCGACGATCTCGGCGACTGGAACCAAGGGCGCGCCGACGTCGTCGCTCGTCGCCAACAACACGCTCGGCGGGTACTTCCAGCAAGAGTTCGCGCTGAACAATCGGCTGTTCCTCACCGGCGCGGCGCGCGTCGACAACAACAGCGCGTTCGGCAGCGACGCCAAGTTCACGACGTACCCGAAGGTCAGTGCATCGTGGGTCGCGAGCGACGATCCCGCCGCGCGACGATTCCTGCCCTCGTGGGTGAGTGAGCTGCGGTTCCGCGGCGCGTATGGCGGCTCCGGTCAACAACCGCTCACCAACTCGGCGCTGCGAACGCTGGCGCCAGTCGCCGGACCAAACGGCCTAACGACTCTAACGAACAACACGATCGGCAATCCCGAGCTCAAGCCCGAGCGCGTCCTCGGCACCGAGGCTGGATTCGAGACGGGTCTGCTCGACGATCGCTTCGGCGTCGATCTCACGCTGTATCGCGACGTGTCGCACGACGCGATTCTCGCGAGCACCGTCGCGCCGTCGACCGCGTTCGGCGCGAGCACGCAGTACATCAACGCGGGGCAGATCAACAAGAAGGGATACGAGCTCGCCCTGAAGGGCCAGCTGCTCAACCGGCCCAGATATGGCTGGGATATGCAATTCAACCTCGCCGGCGTGTCGTCGAAGATCATCAAGCTCGGCTCCGGCGGCGACACGTTGATCAACGTGACTGGCGGCAACACGCAGGTCGGCACGGTCGGCGACGTGTTCCAGCGCATCGGATATTCGCCCTTCGACCTGTTCACCTACCGCGTTGTGAGCGCGACGTTCGATCCGGTGACTCGTAAGGCAATCAACGCGATATGCGACGACGGTCGCGGCGGTACGACGCCGTGCTTCGTGCCGGGCACGTCGACCGTCGCGGCGCCACTCGTCTTCGTTGGACACTCGATTCCGACGACGACGGGATCGTGGATCAACACGTTTCGATTCAGCGCGTTCCGCCTCTACGTGATGATGGATTTCCAGCGGGGCTTCAAGAAGACGGACACGAACTACGAGCAAACATGTCAGGTCTTCAATGATTGCCTCGAGAACATCTATCCCGAGCGATACAGCCCAGCCGTTGTTGCCCAGGCGCAGAATGGCGGACAGCTCCAGAACTACTGGATCCGATCGGCAAATTTCGTGAAGATGCGCGAAGTGGCGCTGACGTTCGATGCACCGCTGCACGCCGTTCACTACGTCGGCGCGAAATCGCTCGCGATCACCGTCAGCGCCCGCAACCTCGGGATGTGGACCAAGTACACGGGTCTCGATCCCGAGAACAGTCTCATCGCGCCGAGCGGCATGAGCGGCAATATCGGCACGGACCAAACCGAATTCCCACAGCTCACGTCGGTCGTGATTGGTGTCCGCCTTGGTTACTAGTACTCGCGATGGCGCGACGAAGGCCGCGCGTCGCCTAACAACGACAACCATGACTCCGATGCCATACAGAAGCGTGCGAATGGGGCGAGCGACGGCGATCGGCATCGTCGTGCTCCTCACTGCATGCAGCACCTCGGACCTGTTGAAGGTGCAGGCACCCAACTCCGTGCCGTCCGACATTTACTCGAACCCGGCCTACGCGACGCTGATGGTGAACAGCGTCATCGGTGACTTCGAGTGCGCGTTTGGCGCATTCGTCGTCGCCGACGGCATCGCGACGGACGAGTTGCACGATGCCTCGCTCAACAACGGCAACTGGAATCTCGATCGGCGCGACAACGGATTCACATCCGGCTTTTACGGCGTGAATTCGTGCACGACGCAGACGGGCATCTACACGCCGTTGTCGACCGCGCGCGGTGAAGCCGACGCGGCGCTCAGGAGCCTCGGCGGCTGGACGGCGGCGCAAGTGCCCAACCTCGTCTCGTTGCAGGCGCAGGCGAATCTGTACGCGGGGTTCAGCTATGCCGCGCTCGGGCAGTCGATGTGCCAGGCCGCATTCGACATGGGACCGCTCGTCGATCAGAAGGGAATGTTCACGCTCGCGGAGGCGCGCTTCACGGCCGCCATTGGTGCCGCCCAAACCGCGGGATTGACGAACGTGCTCAACGCCGCGTACGCGGGACGCGCGCGTGTGCGACTGTATCTCCACAACAACAGCGGTGCGATCGCCGACGCGCAGCTCGTTCCGTCGGGCTTCGTGTTCAACGCAGCCATGGATGCAACGAATTCGCGCCGATTCAATCACGTATTCCAGGCCATATCCACCGCCGGATCGGCAACGGTCGAGACGGCGGCACGGTCGCTCACGACGGAGAATGGACAGGTCGATCCGCGGTCGGCCATGGTGTTGCTCAAGACCGCGCCGGCGGACGGCCTCGCGCAGATCTACATTCCGGTCAAGTACAACGCCGCGACGCTGACGGCCGGCGAAG
The Gemmatimonadaceae bacterium DNA segment above includes these coding regions:
- a CDS encoding CocE/NonD family hydrolase — encoded protein: MGRIPSIRAVARIAVALLLASSPARAQRDGGQPDSLYTREHYDKAEYMVPMRDGVKLYTIVYTPKDTSPAVPFMLLRTPYGIPPYPLTEFKRVLGPSPEFDRDGFIFVYQDARGKFRSEGTFHVQDPYIPVKHGPKDVDESSDNYDTIDWLLKNIPHNNGRVGQWGISYPGWQTVMGMIAAHPALKAASPQSSPSDMFIGDDFHHNGAFRFMYTFSWLSGNARPRGAQTTERQRPFDYGTTDAYHFFLNVGTVARVNDLYFHDQVPTWNDFLQHPNYDSYWQDQALVKDLKNITPAVLNVTGWFDQEDFYGPMSIYYAIEKNNPGNKSTLVVGPWNHGGWGAGGGDSLGPVKFGSATGEYFRREVQLPFFEHYLKDKPGVPPEAVVFESGTNVWKTYDSWPPKQAVKQNLYLQPGGMLSFSPPANDAAPYDSYVDDPAHPVPFTTEKRPTQGFLWMVEDQWFASTRPDVLVYQSEPLDRDLTIAGPIIAKMRVSTSGTDADFIVKLVDVFPDNLPATLTADGAVQQQGGRFGGRGDQRMRNYQMLVGAEVFRAKYRKSYSKPEPMVPNQVTPVEWDLRDKNHTFQKGHRIMVQVQSTWFPLIDRNPHQFMDIYSAKPSDYKSATQRVYHTTAQPSHLELLVMPQ
- a CDS encoding RagB/SusD family nutrient uptake outer membrane protein; translation: MTPMPYRSVRMGRATAIGIVVLLTACSTSDLLKVQAPNSVPSDIYSNPAYATLMVNSVIGDFECAFGAFVVADGIATDELHDASLNNGNWNLDRRDNGFTSGFYGVNSCTTQTGIYTPLSTARGEADAALRSLGGWTAAQVPNLVSLQAQANLYAGFSYAALGQSMCQAAFDMGPLVDQKGMFTLAEARFTAAIGAAQTAGLTNVLNAAYAGRARVRLYLHNNSGAIADAQLVPSGFVFNAAMDATNSRRFNHVFQAISTAGSATVETAARSLTTENGQVDPRSAMVLLKTAPADGLAQIYIPVKYNAATLTAGEALPMPIARYAEAQLVLAEAQGGANAVNVINAMRATVSLNPYTGPTDDASITSLIASERQRVLFLEGFRAFDIERLGLALAPAAGSPYLQGGVYGATVCLPLPDIERDNNPNVVASQIITGVRGEFTIP
- a CDS encoding SusC/RagA family TonB-linked outer membrane protein, with product MTAIQLLDSKRWVRPLGVLLVALPGVLFAQGGGTVGGTIVAQGSQRPLAGVEVGVGGVGGKGAITDGSGRFKLTDLTGASVILNVRFLGYRPVIDTVAVGTTDVRLELVERALELNSVVVTGTAGGAQARELGTSVAVVNVADVQQQAAIPSVQGLINGRTPGVDVIQTTGQVGAGSQIRIRGVGSFSLSSTPLVYVDGVRANNGSTGVVSRFNDIDPEEIASIEVLKGPAAATLYGTEAARGVINIITKRGDPGATKYTFAAQSGSQWFQDAAGRMRTNYWQNPQDSSLWSINMVKSEAANGTPLFRTGGITNYSASASGGSGIYRHFISGEFSDAEGIVSSNARTQKNVRANLSIVPSSKLSIETSTGYLTSWTSTTGEGGSASAIWGELAIPQRTLAACPILFNPVPRGCGWARGSIVSPPEVYAQTQNWQDVRRFTGSASIRYEPFSWMSHRFLIGTDYTLEDVNSFLPYQTDSVITFFLGSRFDGSRSETTQQTTYNTYDYAGGVHFNVRPELIAKSTVGFQYYTNKQTALTASGTHFPTPGLSTISATGTKGAPTSSLVANNTLGGYFQQEFALNNRLFLTGAARVDNNSAFGSDAKFTTYPKVSASWVASDDPAARRFLPSWVSELRFRGAYGGSGQQPLTNSALRTLAPVAGPNGLTTLTNNTIGNPELKPERVLGTEAGFETGLLDDRFGVDLTLYRDVSHDAILASTVAPSTAFGASTQYINAGQINKKGYELALKGQLLNRPRYGWDMQFNLAGVSSKIIKLGSGGDTLINVTGGNTQVGTVGDVFQRIGYSPFDLFTYRVVSATFDPVTRKAINAICDDGRGGTTPCFVPGTSTVAAPLVFVGHSIPTTTGSWINTFRFSAFRLYVMMDFQRGFKKTDTNYEQTCQVFNDCLENIYPERYSPAVVAQAQNGGQLQNYWIRSANFVKMREVALTFDAPLHAVHYVGAKSLAITVSARNLGMWTKYTGLDPENSLIAPSGMSGNIGTDQTEFPQLTSVVIGVRLGY